The Phocoena sinus isolate mPhoSin1 chromosome 8, mPhoSin1.pri, whole genome shotgun sequence nucleotide sequence AAACAATCCTGAGCCGCCCTGCTGGGAAGGCTTGTTGAAGATGAAGTCTGCAGCAGCTGGCTGGCAGGAGGGATTTGGGGATGGGATACAGGCAGAGGCATTTCCCCACCAGCTTCGCACTGGAGATGACTCCATGGTTCAGAATTTGTTACTTTTTCCCTCACACATGAGCTGTTTTTCCTAGTTTCCTTTAAATGATCAGACCGAAAGTCAAGTTTTCGAGGTTTAGGCTCATCCTTCAAAATACCCGATATAACTTTTGCAGATACCTTCCTCATATTCAAGTTTTCTTTCAGAATGAGCCTAACGGTTTCTTTATCTAAATTTAACTCTTCAGCCATCATCCTCACAGTTAATTGCCTATTCGAACAAAGCAAGTCCTTGACCTTCTGGATATTTTCATCCGTCCGGTGGGTGATTGGACGACCACTTCGGGCATCATCTCGAATGTCTTCCCGCCCTTCTTTAAACCTTTTATGCCAGTCGAAAACTCTGGCCCTTGACATGACTTCATCCCCATAAGCTTCTTTTAAAAGATGGTGGGTTTCACTTGCAGACTTGTTCAATTTCACGCAGAATTTGATACTAATCCTTTGTTCTAGATATCGGTCACTCATTTTGGCACTCAAATAACACAGGAACGTTAAAATGCCACGAGTGTGAGGGGAAGACAGAGGGACCAATCTCTATAGGGCTGCAGGTGGAATCATGTCGCTATTCTTGCTCCTCTGAAGCCTCATCAGGGAAGAGTAATTGCTTTTCTGAGTTTCAGCCCCTCGGCTTCCAATCTAGAAGCTAACGGGGCCAAAGAGTAGCTGCAAAGCTGGGGAAAATGAAAGCTCCTAGAACCCACGTCTGCGTCCAACTCCGCGGCACGGAGATCTGCTGGGGGTGTGAAAACCAGTTACTGAGGCCGTCCCTCTCCGCGGCCCTTAAGAGTCTATGGCGATTTCCGCAATAAAAGCCTATGTGGTGTTAATTTAAGCAAGCAAGAAGCGATGCACCGGTGATGTAACGTGCAAGCTCGCCCCAGACCTGCAGAAACCCGCGCACGCGAAACCTACCGGAGCTGCCCCGGAATCCGAGGCTCTAGAGGCCGGGAGACACGCCCGCACGCGCCATTCCCTCCACTCTCGAGGTAGGCCGTGCGCAGGCGCACTGCGGCAGCCTGGGCCAGgccccgcctccgcctccgcctcgcCACACCCGAGCAGGCGCGCTTCCTTGCGCGTGCCCGCCTGCGGAGAAGTCGGCGGaaaggcgggggcgggggaggaaggcTGAGGGAAGAGAGGGCACCCACGGGCGCCAGGGTGCATTGTGGGAAGGAGGCGGCAGCGTCCCGGGCGGGCGGGAGGTGCacc carries:
- the GVQW3 gene encoding protein GVQW3 — translated: MSDRYLEQRISIKFCVKLNKSASETHHLLKEAYGDEVMSRARVFDWHKRFKEGREDIRDDARSGRPITHRTDENIQKVKDLLCSNRQLTVRMMAEELNLDKETVRLILKENLNMRKVSAKVISGILKDEPKPRKLDFRSDHLKETRKNSSCVREKVTNSEPWSHLQCEAGGEMPLPVSHPQIPPASQLLQTSSSTSLPSRAAQDCFTPW